Sequence from the Paenibacillus riograndensis SBR5 genome:
TCGGCTGCGAGAATATCTCCGGCTTGTCGCGCGTGATTCGCGGCCACATGATGACGGCCTACGAGAACGTGCCGCTGTGGCATGAGCGCGACATCTCGCATTCCTCCGTGGAGCGGATTATCCTGCCGGATGCGACCATGCTGCTGAACTATATGCTGAACCGCTTCGGCAACATCGTGAAGAACCTGACCGTGTTCCCGGACAATATGAAACGCAACATGAACCGCACCTTCGGGGTGCCGTTCTCCGGCCGCATTCTGACCAAGCTGATCGACAAGGGCTTCAGCCGTGAACAGGCCTACGATACCGTACAGCCGCGTGCGATGCAGGCCTGGGAGGAGCAAACCCAGTTCCGCGATATCGTAGAGGCTACCCCGGAGATCACCGCTGTGCTTAGCCCGGAAGAGATTGAGGATGCTTTTAATCCTTCGTGGCACCTTAAGCATGTAGATACCATCTTCCGCAAGCTGGAGCTAATTTAATAAAAGGTAAGTTAGTGGTGAACTAAGGAACGCAGCAATAGATGGCGTAAGGACCAGGAGAGCGGGGGTTCTGAATCGAGCACAACTGGAAGCTTGAATATATTGGTTCGGTAAAAGAGGAGCGGAGAGAAATTTTGGAACTGGAGAAGCGTTAGCGTTCGCCTTTATGGTCGGGCTTCTACCGCAGCTTGCGGTTAAATCAGAGAAATATGACCATAACAGCGATCGGAAGTCCAAACATTTCTTGCAGTGAAACTTATTTACCAGACCGTTGTGGGAGCTTTTGATTGAGCGGTGAAGATCCGCGCCTAATATTGTTCTTTACGCAGAGTATACGCAAGATCATTTGTTCAAGGGAGGAAAGGTCATGACATACCCTGCCGTATCCACGGCTGTGGATCTCGTAAATGCACCGCTGCTCTACAAAGGAAAGGTTCGCGAGCTGTACGATCTGGGGGAAGAAGTGCTGATCGTGGTCACGGACCGGATATCCGCATTCGACTATGTGCTTGATCCGGCGGTGCCGGAGAAAGGCAATGTGCTTAACCGGCTAAGCGCGTTCTGGTTTGGCCAAACCAGTGAATTGATGGAGAACCACGTCGTGCATATTGATGTGGACCGGCTGGGGGGGATCGTGAAGGACCGGGAGGCGCTCAGAAACCGTATCATGGTCGTCCGCAAAGCGGAGCGTATTGACATCGAATGCGTCGTGCGCGGCTGCATTACCGGCGGCGGCTGGCGGCAGTATCAGGAGACCGGCAAGGTCAACGGCATCGGGCTTCCTGCGGGCCTGCGCAAAAACGCGCAGCTGTCCCAGCCGATTTTTACCCCTGCGGCCAAAAATGATGTCGGCCACGACGAGGATATCCCTTTTGAGAAGATGCAGGAGCTAATTGGGGCGGAGCTTGCGCTGGAGCTTAAGGAGAAAAGCCTGAAGCTGTTCGCTTTTGCCAGAGAGTACTGCGAAGAGCGTGGCATTATCCTCGCGGATTGCAAATTCGAGTTCGGACTGCTGGACGGCAAGGTGATCCTGATCGACGAAATTTTTACCCCGGATGCTTCACGCTTCTGGGCCAAGGACAAATATGCGCTGGATATTGAGATCGACAGCATGGATAAGGAGCCGGTCCGGACGTATCTGTCCGCATCCTCCTGGGACAAGAACAGCACCCCGGACCCGCTCCCGGCAGAAGTCGTGGAAGAAACCACCCGCCGTTATCTGGACATTTATCATCGCCTCACCGGCAAGACTTTATAGATTGTTGTATTATCCCGGCCAGTATTAATTGCACTCTATGCAGTTATTTTGCACAAAATAAATGCAACTTGCATTTTAAATGTACTTGGTACAGCTGAAACAGGTGATAAGGCCTTAAAAAGCAGATATTCAGGAATATAACTGTAAGGAATACAACTAAAAATGATTTTGCCGGAGATATTGAGATTATAGCTGTATGTTATGCAGTAAAAGCTGTATGCCAAGCAGTTGAGTTAGTTATAACGTTGAGGTACCGACCATTAATCATGCCAAGCCAAGCTCATTAAATTTTAGGAGGAACTACAAGCGTATGTTAAAAGCGACAGTGTATGTCACCATCAAAAAAAGTGTGCTCGATCCCCAGGGTGTAGCCGTGCAAGGGGCGCTGCATTCCGTTGGTTTTCAGGAAGTGGAGAGCTTGCGCATTGGCAAGTATATGGAATTGACCCTGGATACCGACAACCGCGCTGAAGCGGAAGGACGCCTGAAGGAAATGTGTGAAAAGCTGTTGGCCAACACGGTAATCGAGGATTACCGCTACGAATTGGAGGACTAAAAGTCATGAAATTTGCTGTACTTGTCTTTCCGGGTTCCAATTGCGATATTGACTGCTACAAGGCGGTAGAAGACAGCCTCGGCGAACCAGTAGAATATGTGTGGCATACGGCGACTGATCTGTCGGCTTATGACTGTATTCTTGTGCCGGGCGGCTTCTCTTATGGTGATTATTTGCGCTGCGGTGCGATTTCCCGGTTTGCTCCGGTGATGGCTGAAGTGGCCAAGGCCGCAGAGCAGGGCAAATTTGTGCTCGGCATCTGTAACGGATTCCAGATTCTGACCGAAGCCGGCCTGCTGCCAGGTGCACTGCGCCGCAATATGTCGATGAAGTTCCGCTGTCATGATACGGTGCTTAAGGTGGTTAATAACACTACGCCGTTTACAGTTGATTATGCGAAGGATGAGGAGATTGTCATTCCAATCGCGCATGGTGAAGGCAACTACTACTGTGATGAAGAGACGTTGGCCGGGCTAAAAGCCAATAATCAGATCGTATTCACCTATAGTGATAATCCTAATGGCTCCGTGGAGCATATTGCCGGGATTTGCAATGTGCAGGGCAATGTGGTTGGCATGATGCCTCACCCGGAACGCGCAGCGAACAGCCTGCTTGGTTCGGAAGACGGCAAACGGATGTTCACATCCATTCTCAAGACATGGAGGGATCGTTATGACACAGCAAGTATCCGCTAAGGAGCCGACCGCCGAGCAAATCGCGGAGCAGAAAATCTACAATCAATTCGGTGTGTCGGACAGCGAATATGAGCTCATCACTTCTTTCATGGGCCGCAAGCCAAACTATACGGAGATCGGCGTGTTCAGTGTAATGTGGTCTGAGCACTGTGCCTATAAGAACTCGAAGCCGCTGCTGGGCCGTTTCCCTACGAGCGGGCCGCGCGTGCTGATGGGACCGGGCGAAGGCGCCGGGATCGTTGATATCGGAGACAACCAGGCCGTTGTTTTCAAAATCGAAAGCCATAACCATCCTTCGGCAGTTGAGCCTTACCAGGGCGCGGCGACCGGGGTGGGCGGGATTATCCGCGATATTTTCTCCATGGGTGCAAGACCGGTGGCGCTGATGAACTCCCTGCGTTTCGGAAAGCTCGAAAGCGACCGGGTCAAATATTTGTTCGAGCATGTCGTATCCGGTATCGCCGGCTATGGCAACTGTATCGGGATTCCGACAGTGGGCGGCGAAATTATGTTCGACAACAGCTATGACGGCAATCCGCTGGTCAATGCCATGTGTGTCGGACTCATTGATCATGACAAAATCCAGCGCGGTGTAGCCAAAGGTGTAGGCAACCCGGTGTTCTACGTAGGTCCTCCTACCGGACGCGACGGGATTCATGGCGCAACCTTTGCCTCCGTCGAGCTGAGCGAGGAATCGGAAGCCAAGAAGACAGCGGTGCAGGTCGGCGATCCGTTTATGGAAAAGCTGGTGATGGAATCCTGCTTGGAGCTGATCGACAGCGGCATCGTGCTGGGCATTCAGGATATGGGCGCAGCGGGGCTTACCTGCTCCAGTGCCGAAATGGCGAGCAAAGCGGGCAACGGCCTGGAACTGTATCTGGACCAGGTGCCGCAGCGTGAAGACGGCATGACGCCTTACGAGATGATGTTGTCCGAGTCGCAGGAGCGGATGCTGTTTGTGGTTGAACCCAAGGATGAAGCGCAGGCACAGGAGATTTTTGACCGCTGGGGGGTTATCTGCCGTAAAGTGGGCAAGGTAACCGATGACGGCCGCCTGAAGCTGTTCCATCATGGCGAGGTTGTCGGTGATATGCCGGTAAAGGCTCTGGTGGATGAGTGCCCGATTTATAAAAAGCCATCTGCGGTGCCGGCGTACTATGAAGAGAATGCTTCGGTTGATACGCTTCGTTATGCAGAAGTAAAGGATCTGGGCGGCGCCTTGCATACCGTATTGGCATCACCGACAGTAGCGAGCAAAGCATGGGTCTACAACCAGTACGATTACATGGTGCGGACAAGCACTGCGGTCCGTCCCGGCTCCGATGCGGCGGTGGTGACGATTCATGGCACACGCAAGGGCTTGGCTATGACTACAGACTGCAATGGCCGTTATGTCTATCTGGACCCTGAAGTTGGCGGGCGGATTGCAGTCAGCGAAGCGGCGCGCAACATCGTCTGTTCCGGGGCCAAGCCGCTGGCAATTACGGATAACCTGAATTTCGGCAGTCCGGAGAAGCCGGAAATATTCTGGCAGATGGAACGTGCCGTAGATGGCATGGCTGAAGCCTGCCGCGTGCTGGACACGCCGGTTATCGGCGGCAATGTCAGCTTGTACAACGAAAATGCTTCTGGAGCAATCTATCCGACACCGGTTGTCGGTATGGTCGGGCTAGTCGAAGATACCGATCATATTACCACTCAGGCCTTCAAGCAGGAAGGCGATGCTATTCTGCTGCTGGGCGTGACTAAGGCGGAGCTGGGCGGCAGCGAATTCCAATATGCCGTACACGGCCTGACGGAAGGCCGTCCGCCTGAGCTGGATCTGGCAACCGAGCAGAAGCTGCTGGATGCTGTTCTTGCGGCGATCCGCAGCGGACTGGTCCGCTCGGCGCATGACCTCTCCGAAGGGGGCTTGGCCGCAGCGCTGGCTGAGAGCTGTATCAGCGGCTCTATCGGAGCTAATGTGGAATGGTCCGCTGGCGGACTGCGCAGAGATGTGGCGCTGTTCAGCGAGAGCCAATCCCGCATTGTGCTGACAGCGGCACCTGGCCGAGCGGAAGAGCTGAGGGCAGCAGTAGCTGCCTATGGCGTGCCGGCTGAAATTATCGGAACGGTCGGCGGCGACAGACTGCGCGTCTCCTTGGACGGCGAAGCCGTGCTGGACGAGGCTGTAGCCGCATTAAAAACCACTTGGGAGGATGCTATTCCATGTCTTATGAAATAAAGACCGGGAACAAGCAGGAGAACCCCATCCTGTGGACCGGCGACTTTTACAACGAAGGAACGGGCTCGGGAGATATTTTTGATACGCTAAAAGAAGAATGCGGCGTCTTCGGGGTCTTCGGACACCCGGAGGCTGCCTCCATGTCATATTACGGCCTGCATGCCCTGCAGCACCGGGGGGAAGAGAGTGCGGGCATCTGCGTGGCAGATGGACGGGATTTCCACTATCACCGCGGCATGGGGCTGGTCAAGGAAGTGTTTGATAAGGACAAAATCGCTTCGCTGGTCGGCAACATGTCCATTGGCCATGTGCGCTATTCCACCAGCGGTGACAGCCGTCTGACCAATGCGCAGCCGCTGGTTTTCAAATACCGTGACGGGGATTTGGCGATTGCCACCAACGGGAATATTGTGAATGAGCCGCTGATCCGCAAGCAGCTGGAGCAGAGCGGCTCCATCTTCCAGACCACAAGCGATACCGAGGTGCTGGCGCATCTGATTGCCCGCTCGCAGAAGGAGTTTGTTGAGGCGACTAAAGATGCCCTCCAGCAGCTGGTGGGCGGCTTCGCCTTCCTGCTGATGACCAATGACAAGCTGATCGTAGCTTCCGACACGCATGGCCTCCGTCCGCTGGTGATGGGGCGTGTAGGTGAAGCCTATGTTTTTGCCTCGGAATCCTGCGCGCTGGAAGTCATCGGCGCTCAGTTCGTCCGCGACATTGAGCCCGGCGAGCTGCTGGTGCTTGACCAGAACGGCTTCCGGGAAGACCGTTTTGCCGAGCCGCAGCGCAAGGCGTTGTGTGCGATGGAATACATTTATTTTGCCCGGCCGGACAGCGATCTGAACGGCTCCAACCTTCATGCCGCCCGCAAACGGATGGGCAGCCGGATGGCGCTGGAAGCCTTCGTTGACGCTGACATCGTAACCGGCGTGCCGGATTCCAGCATCTCTGCGGCTATCGGCTATGCCGAGCAGACTGGCATTCCCTATGAGCTTGGCCTGATTAAGAACAAATACACCGGCCGCACCTTCATCCAGCCGAGCCAGGAACTGCGCGAGCAAGGCGTGAAGATGAAGCTGAGCGCGGTGCGCCGCGTCGTAGAAGGCCAGCGCGTGGTTATGATCGACGACTCCATCGTGCGCGGCACCACTTCGCGCCGGATCGTCAATCTGCTGCGCGAAGCCGGAGCAACTGAGGTCCATGTGCGGATTACCTCGCCGCCTTTCAAGAATCCTTGCTTCTACGGCATCGATACTCCGGACCGCCGCGAGCTGATCGCCTCTTACAAGACCGTCGAAGAAATCTGCCACGAGATCAATGCCGATTCGCTGGCATTCCTCACGCCGGCAGGCCTGATCCAGGCCATCGGCGGTTACAACAGCGGAGATTATAAGGGCGGCCTGTGTCTGTCCTGCTTCGATAATGATTATCCGACGCAGGTGGATTTTGGCGGGGAGGAGAAGGACGGGTGCAGCTGCTGAGGCAGCCTATCATCTCCCTAAGTCGTGGGTCCATCCCCCTAAGTCCCCCTTGCAAAGGGGGATTCCAGAGGGCGCTGCCCTCCGGCCACCCGAAAGCTCGGCGGTAGGAGTTTGCTCTAAACTTGCTAAGAGGACGTGGGTGCGGGGGCCCGCTTTGTCCTGCGGACACGCTTTACGGCGCACCGCGCCCTGGCGGCATGCTGCCCCGCCGGGCCTGAATGCTCAAGAACCAGCCTGTTTGCTGCGCAAAAGCGGGGGTTCTCTCGCCCTAAGGCGCGCACGGCTTCGCCCCGTGCGCCAAGGGCAAAAGCTTGAGTCCCCGTTCTGTTTGCTGCGCAAAAGCGGGGGAGCTCTCGCTAAAGGAGGCGCTTGGCTTCGCCAAAAGCGCCGGCTGACTGCCCTGTGCAAGGCGCGTAACTGCGGCTTGCGGCGGGGGTTGAACCCGGTGGTTGGAGTTATGGAGAGGAAGTTTGGAACTGGAGGAGCGATAGCGTTCGCCTTTATGTTTGGATTTCTACCGCGGACAGCGGTTTAAATCAAGGAAATCCAAACATAACAGCGACCGGAAGTCCAAACATTCCTCGTAATGACGACTATAACCACCACGCTTCAAATCCCTGCCGCCCCGAACACACGCGCTCTAAACTAATTCAAATGAGGTGTCCAATAGTGTCGGAAGCTTATAAAAACGCCGGAGTGGATATTGCAGCTGGCAATGAAGCGGTAGAACGCATGAAGAAGCATGTGAAGCGCACATTCCGTCCGGAAGTGATGACAGAGCTCGGCGGGTTCGGTGCACTCTTCGGACTCAATAAAGACAAGTATGAAGAGCCGGTGCTCGTATCGGGAACCGACGGGGTGGGCACGAAGCTCAAAATCGCTTTCGCGGCCGACCGCCACGACACGATTGGCATCGATGCGGTAGCCATGTGTGTGAATGATATTGTGGTGCAGGGGGCAGAGCCTCTGTTCTTCCTTGATTATCTGGCCTGCGACAAGGTTGTGCCCGAAAAGATCGAAGCGATTGTTGCCGGGATTGCCGAAGGCTGTCATCAGGCAGGCTGCGCGCTGATCGGCGGCGAGACGGCTGAGATGCCGGGCATGTATTCGGCGGGTGAATATGATATCGCCGGATTCACGGTGGGTGTAGCCGACAAGGCCAAGCTGGTGACAGGTGCGGATATCGCGCCTGGAGATACGGTCATTGGCCTGGCGTCCAGCGGTGTGCACAGCAACGGCTTTTCGCTGGTGCGCAAGCTTTTGCTGGAGGAAGACGGCTATGGGCTGAACGATGTGGTGCCGGAGCTGGGCGCTCCGCTGGTAGATGTGCTGCTGGCGCCTACCAAGATTTATGTGAAGCCGCTGCTGGGGCTGCTGGAGCAGCTGCCGGTCAAGGGCATGGCCCATATTACCGGAGGCGGGTTCATTGAGAACATTCCGCGCGTGCTGCCGGAAGGTGTGAACGTGGACATTAACTACGGCTCGTGGCCGGTTTTGCCGATCTTTGATTTGCTGCAGAAAAAAGGCGGAGTCAGCAACCGTGATATGTTCACCACCTTTAATATGGGCGTAGGTCTGGTGCTGGTTGTGGCTGAGGCGGATGGAGAACGCGCACTGGAATTGTTAAAAGCGGCCGGGGAAGAAGCCTATTTGATTGGCAGAGTAACGGAAGGGGAACGCATCGTTACCTTTACGGGAGCTGAAGTGTGATGCAGTGGAGCCGGATCGCTGTCTTTGCCTCCGGGCAGGGCAGCAATTTTGCCGCACTGGCAGAAGCCGAGCGGGCAGGACAGCTTGGCGGAGGGCGTATAGAGCTGCTGGTATCCGACAGGCCGGAAGCGCCTGTGGCGAAACGTGCGGAGGAGGCGGGCATCCCCGCTCTGATGCTGCGGCCGAAGGACTTCGCAAGCCGCGAGCTCTACGAGGCTGAGATCGTAGCCGAGCTGCAGCGCCGGGATATCGGCCTGATCGTTCTGGCCGGATATATGCGGCTGATTACCCCAGTGCTGCTGACGCCTTACGCAGGCCGGACCGTGAATATCCACCCCTCGCTTTTACCCGCCTTCGCCGGGAAGGACGCCATTGACCAAGCGCTGGATTACGGTGTGAAGCTGACGGGAGTAACGGTGCATTTTGTCGATGGCGGCATGGATACCGGACCGGTTATTGCCCAGCGCAGCGTGGCCGTGGAGCCTGGTGACACTGTGGAATCGCTGGCAGAGCGCATTCATCAAGTGGAATATGAGCTGTATCCTGAGGTTGTGCGTGCTTTGGCTGAAGGAAAGGTAGAACTGGATGGCAGAAAAACGGTTATTCGGGAATAGCCGCCCGGTTCTGATATTTCTCGGGAAATATTGCACAAGCAGTGAAGGCAGCCCGGAAGAAGGCGGATTTTGTTCTTTTTTTGCACAGTTGGTGTTGAAATAAACGGAGATTGTACACCGTCCCTCGCAGCTGCATTGAGGTTGGTAAACCATTTTACTCAATTAGGTTAGTATCGGCACAACGAAGATTACAGATTTCAGGTTCAATCTATATAGCAGATTTTCTCAGTACGCTTCACCTGCAACTAAATTTAACACCATCCGGAGGAGGACTATCAAAGTGAGTATCAAAAGAGCGCTGGTCAGCGTATCGGACAAACAGGGCATCGTGGATTTTTGCCGCGGGTTGTCTGCATTGGGCGTAGAAATCATCTCCACAGGCGGCACTAGCACCCTTTTGGCAAAAGAAGGCGTACCGGTCATCGGTATTTCGGATGTGACAGGGTTCCCGGAAATTATGGACGGACGCGTGAAGACGCTGCATCCGGCCGTACACAGCGGCCTTCTGGCGGTCCGTGACAACGAGGAGCACACTCGGCAGATGCAGGAGCTGGGCCTGGACTACATCGATCTGGTTGTCGTGAATCTCTATCCGTTCGCGGAGACGATTGCCAAAGCGGATGTGTCGTATGAGGAAGCGATCGAGAACATCGATATCGGCGGACCGACGATGCTGCGTTCGGCGGCGAAGAACCATGCTTTTGTCAGTGTGGTCGTGGATGCAGCCGACTATGCCACGGTGCTTGAGGAAGTGCGTGCAGGCGGAGATACCACTCTGGAAACCCGCAAACGTCTTGCGGCAAAAGTGTTCCGCCACACGGCGGCTTACGATGCCCTGATTTCCGATTATCTGGCGAATGTGACCGGTGAACCGCTGCCGGAGCGCTATACGGTAACTTACGAGAAAATTCAGGATCTGCGGTATGGGGAGAATCCGCACCAGAAAGCAGCGTTCTACCGCAAACCTCTGGCTGCCCAGGACACCCTCACATCTGCTGAGCAGCTGCACGGCAAGGAACTGTCCTACAACAACATCAATGACGCCAACGCGGCGCTGCAGATCGTGAAGGAGTTCGAAGAGCCGGCTGTGGTAGCCGTTAAGCACATGAATCCTTGCGGGGTAGGCGTAGGGGCAAGTGTATATGAAGCGTATCAAAAAGCCTATAATGCCGATCCAACCTCCATCTTTGGCGGAATCGTAGCGGCCAACCGGATTATTGATGCCGATACGGCCAATATGCTGAAGGACATCTTCCTGGAAATCGTGCTGGCACCGGGCTTCACAGAGGAAGCGCTGGACATTCTCACGAAGAAAAAGAATATCCGCCTGCTCAAACTGGGCAATCTCAGCACGGCTGCGGCGCGGAAATCCAGCTTTGTGGTAACTTCCATTGAAGGCGGCATGGTCGTTCAGGAGAGCGATGTGCACTCCGTCAATCCGGAAGAGCTGCAGGTGGTGACGAACCGCAAGCCTACTGAAGAAGAGTTGAAGCAGCTGCTGTTCGGCTGGAAGGTAGTTAAGCATGTGAAGTCTAACGCTATCGTGCTGGCGGCGGATGATATGACAGTCGGCGTAGGTGCAGGCCAGATGAACCGTGTCGGTGCGGCGAAGATCGCCATTGAGCAGGCCGGGGAGAAAGCCAAGGGTTCTGTGCTGGCCTCCGATGCGTTTTTCCCAATGGGCGATACGCTGGAAATGGCGGCAAAAGCCGGCATCACGGCGGTTATTCAGCCGGGCGGCTCCATCAAGGACGAAGAGTCCATCAAAGTTGCTAATGAATATGGTATTGCCATGGTCTTCACCGGCGTTCGCCATTTCAAACACTAGAACGCTGGGAGGACTCAATTCAATGGATATCTTAGTAGTGGGCGGCGGCGGCCGCGAGCATGCCATCATCTGGAGCCTGTCCCGCAGTCCCAAAGCGGGTAAAATCTACTGCGCACCCGGCAATGCCGGGATTGCGCAGCTGGCCGAATGTGTGCCGATCGGCGTGTTCGAGTTCGATAAGCTGACCGCTTTTGCCAAGGAGAAGAGCATTGACTACGTCGTCATCGGGCCGGATGATCCGCTGGCGGCTGGCATTGTCGATGCATTCGAAGCACATCATATTCCTGTATTCGGCCCCCGCAAGAATGCAGCGGAAATTGAAGGCAGTAAAACCTTTATGAAGGATCTGCTGCATAAATACAGCATCCCTACCGCTGCCTATGAGAAGTTTAGTGACTACGAAGCGGCGCTGTCCTATTTACGAGGCCAGGGACTGCCGGTTGTCATCAAAGCGGACGGGCTGGCGGCGGGAAAAGGTGTGACCGTGGCTTACTCCCGGGAAGAGGCGGAACTCGCCCTGCGGGATATCATGGTGACCAAGGTGTTTGGGGAGGCCGGGGCACAGGTTGTCATTGAGGAGTTTCTGGCCGGTCAGGAAATGTCGATTCTTGCCTTTGTGGATGGAGAGACCGTGCGTCCGATGGCTGCCGCACAGGACCACAAGCCTGTATTTGACGGTGATAAAGGCCCGAATACAGGCGGCATGGGCACTTACTCACCGCTGCCGCATATTGACGAAGCGATTATTCAGGAAGCGGTGGAGACGATTATCAAGCCGACAGCCCGGGCAATGGTAGCGGAAGGCCGTCCATTCAGCGGTGTGCTGTTCGCCGGCCTGATGATCTCACCGGATGGCAAACCGAAGACCATTGAATTCAACGCACGTTTCGGCGATCCCGAAACACAGGTCGTGCTTCCAAGACTTAAGAGTGATCTGCTGGAGATATTCCTTGCGGTCACGGAAGGAAGACTGGCAGAGGCCGAGATTGAGTGGAGCGAGGAAGCAGCGGTATGCGTGGTCCTGGCTTCTGAGGGATACCCCGGGCCTTATCCGAAGGGCGTGCCGATTGCCGGTCTTGAGAACAGCCCGAATGATTTGGTTTTTCATGCCGGAACGGAACGGACGGAAGAGGGAACATGGGTAACGAATGGCGGACGCGTGCTGGGAGTCGTTGGCATGGGAGCAAGCATTGCTGAAGCGCGTTCAGCAGCCTACGCCAGCGTGGCGAAGATTTCATTTCCCGGAATGCACAGCCGCAGCGACATCGCCATGAAGGCGCTGATCTGAGGATAAAGAACTGTATTAGCGCAAGTTTTTACGCTATTAGTCCCAAAAAAGGACTGACAAGTGGTAGAAGAAGTGCTATAATACAACTCGTACGGGGGAAAAAATGTGCGGATATATACAGATAAAGGGTCTTTCCTTTCAGGAAAGGCCTTTTTTAAATCATCGGAAGTTGTAAGTGATATAGAATGCCTCGTGCCGGAAAATGATGCCTGTAGTGCTTAAGCAGCAATGAGCTCATGCGAATGGTTAGTGACAGATTTAAGGGGGAATTAGTTTTGAGTAAGGTTGGAAGAAATGACTTGTGCCCATGCGGAAGCGGGAAAAAATATAAGAAATGCTGCCTGGACAAGGAGTCCTCTGCGGTAGAATCCATACTGCGGCTGGTAACAACGGAGGAAGCGGCGGCTGCACAAGAGCTGACAGCTATCCGGCCGGAAATGGAACAGGCGGTCCAGGAAACCTCGATTCAGCCTGAGGGCAAGCTGACCCTGACCAAGCTGAAAAAGATGGTGGCACGTGAAATGAAATGGGAGCATCCGGCTCACGAACAGCTGGCCCTGCAGCTTATCGAGAGCATGAGGAACCAATACGAGCGGGAGCTGATTTTTGAAGCTCTGGTGCTATGGAACGGCTATTCACGCCAGACCAGACCTGCCGTGAAAAAGACAGGCTCGTTCTGTGCCGCAATCGAGTATCTGCTGTCCGAGGAATACGGCTTCAATGTTTCGCAGGCTGAGCTGGCCGACAAATATGAGGTAACGGCGGCGACGATCTCCCGCAAGGTTAAGGAGATACTCAATTACATCGAGGATTACGGCATGGGCGGCGAAGCTGACGAACTGGCGATGCTGAACGGCCCGGGCACACCGAAGGACAAAGCGCAGGCTCTGCTGTATATGGCGATGGAAGCCAGTTCTTCCAAACGGAGAATACAGCTGGCGGAAACGGCGCTGGAGATGTACCCTGACAGCTCTGATGCGTATCTCATATTGGCTGAGGAATCGGACAATGAGCAAGAGGCACGGGCTTATCTCAAGGCCGGAATCGCCGCAGGCGAACGCGAGCTGGGCGAACTGTTTTTTGAGAAGAACAAAGGGGACTTCTGGGGGCTTCATGAGACCCGGCCATACATCCGGATTTGTAAAAGCTACGCCGAATCCTGCTGGTTTGGCGGAAATGCCAAAGAAGCAGCACAAATCCTGGAGCATATTCTGGAGCTGAATACGGAAGATAATACCGGAGCGCGCTACCTGCTCGCTGCTGTGTACCTGTACAGCAACCAATTGAAGCAGGCAGAGCAGGTGCTGGAGAAGTATGGCAAGGATGACGCCGCCGCAGCCTTTGCCTATGACCGGATCATTCTGGAGTATAAGAAGAACGGAATTACCTCCCAGCTCAAAATGCTGTACCGCGTGGCCCGGGGTGTGAACAAGCATGTGCCCGATTACCTGCTGGGTGTGAAGCGGCTGCCCCATAACCTCCCTGATTTTGTCGGAATGGGCGATTCCAACGAAGCGATTGAATATGTTATTATGCACTCTCGTCTATGGGCGAGCGTGCCGGATCTGCTGAAGTGGATGCTAAAACAATAGGGATAGCCAGCTTCGGCATGTGAGCATAAAGTAAGCAAAACCAGATACATAGAAAGCGGGTGTATTTTCTGTAACGAAAACACACCCGCTTTTTATGCGCTTTTCCTCCTATATTCCTTATAATTTACCATTTCTTCTGATTGAAAACCTTTCTATCGCAGTTCTGATCTCTTCTTCACTAAAAGTATTTGGAACTTGTACATCAA
This genomic interval carries:
- the purF gene encoding amidophosphoribosyltransferase; translation: MSYEIKTGNKQENPILWTGDFYNEGTGSGDIFDTLKEECGVFGVFGHPEAASMSYYGLHALQHRGEESAGICVADGRDFHYHRGMGLVKEVFDKDKIASLVGNMSIGHVRYSTSGDSRLTNAQPLVFKYRDGDLAIATNGNIVNEPLIRKQLEQSGSIFQTTSDTEVLAHLIARSQKEFVEATKDALQQLVGGFAFLLMTNDKLIVASDTHGLRPLVMGRVGEAYVFASESCALEVIGAQFVRDIEPGELLVLDQNGFREDRFAEPQRKALCAMEYIYFARPDSDLNGSNLHAARKRMGSRMALEAFVDADIVTGVPDSSISAAIGYAEQTGIPYELGLIKNKYTGRTFIQPSQELREQGVKMKLSAVRRVVEGQRVVMIDDSIVRGTTSRRIVNLLREAGATEVHVRITSPPFKNPCFYGIDTPDRRELIASYKTVEEICHEINADSLAFLTPAGLIQAIGGYNSGDYKGGLCLSCFDNDYPTQVDFGGEEKDGCSC
- the purM gene encoding phosphoribosylformylglycinamidine cyclo-ligase, with the translated sequence MSEAYKNAGVDIAAGNEAVERMKKHVKRTFRPEVMTELGGFGALFGLNKDKYEEPVLVSGTDGVGTKLKIAFAADRHDTIGIDAVAMCVNDIVVQGAEPLFFLDYLACDKVVPEKIEAIVAGIAEGCHQAGCALIGGETAEMPGMYSAGEYDIAGFTVGVADKAKLVTGADIAPGDTVIGLASSGVHSNGFSLVRKLLLEEDGYGLNDVVPELGAPLVDVLLAPTKIYVKPLLGLLEQLPVKGMAHITGGGFIENIPRVLPEGVNVDINYGSWPVLPIFDLLQKKGGVSNRDMFTTFNMGVGLVLVVAEADGERALELLKAAGEEAYLIGRVTEGERIVTFTGAEV
- the purN gene encoding phosphoribosylglycinamide formyltransferase, producing the protein MQWSRIAVFASGQGSNFAALAEAERAGQLGGGRIELLVSDRPEAPVAKRAEEAGIPALMLRPKDFASRELYEAEIVAELQRRDIGLIVLAGYMRLITPVLLTPYAGRTVNIHPSLLPAFAGKDAIDQALDYGVKLTGVTVHFVDGGMDTGPVIAQRSVAVEPGDTVESLAERIHQVEYELYPEVVRALAEGKVELDGRKTVIRE
- the purH gene encoding bifunctional phosphoribosylaminoimidazolecarboxamide formyltransferase/IMP cyclohydrolase; translation: MSIKRALVSVSDKQGIVDFCRGLSALGVEIISTGGTSTLLAKEGVPVIGISDVTGFPEIMDGRVKTLHPAVHSGLLAVRDNEEHTRQMQELGLDYIDLVVVNLYPFAETIAKADVSYEEAIENIDIGGPTMLRSAAKNHAFVSVVVDAADYATVLEEVRAGGDTTLETRKRLAAKVFRHTAAYDALISDYLANVTGEPLPERYTVTYEKIQDLRYGENPHQKAAFYRKPLAAQDTLTSAEQLHGKELSYNNINDANAALQIVKEFEEPAVVAVKHMNPCGVGVGASVYEAYQKAYNADPTSIFGGIVAANRIIDADTANMLKDIFLEIVLAPGFTEEALDILTKKKNIRLLKLGNLSTAAARKSSFVVTSIEGGMVVQESDVHSVNPEELQVVTNRKPTEEELKQLLFGWKVVKHVKSNAIVLAADDMTVGVGAGQMNRVGAAKIAIEQAGEKAKGSVLASDAFFPMGDTLEMAAKAGITAVIQPGGSIKDEESIKVANEYGIAMVFTGVRHFKH